From a region of the Paenibacillus sp. R14(2021) genome:
- the yhbH gene encoding sporulation protein YhbH, translating to MTDDNGTLYTVSREDWSLHRKGHQDQARHQQKVREAIKQNLPDLVSEENIIMSDGKHVIKVPIRSLDEFRFVYNFNKNKHVGQGDGDSQVGDVLGVDPASAQKGGKGENAGDQPGEDIVEAEISLAELESMLFEELELPFLKQKDRDQLESKEIRFNDIRKKGIMSNIDKKRTILENLKRNATQGSPGIHGISPDDLRYKTWEEIVKPQSNAVILAMMDTSGSMGSFEKYVARSFFFWMTRFLRHQYEHVEIVFIAHHTEAKEVTEEEFFTRGESGGTICSSAYIKALDIIDTRYPPSMYNIYPFHFSDGDNLTSDNERCVKLIGELLKRANLFGYGEVNQYNRSSTLMSAYKHINLPNFMHYVIKEKGEVYNALKSFFRKREMAV from the coding sequence ATGACAGACGACAATGGAACGTTGTATACCGTATCGCGCGAAGACTGGTCGCTGCACCGGAAAGGCCATCAGGATCAAGCCAGACACCAGCAGAAGGTCCGTGAAGCCATCAAGCAAAACCTGCCTGATCTCGTGTCCGAAGAGAATATCATTATGTCAGACGGGAAACACGTCATTAAAGTGCCGATTCGCAGTCTCGATGAATTTCGGTTCGTTTATAATTTCAACAAAAACAAGCATGTCGGCCAAGGCGACGGCGACAGCCAAGTCGGCGACGTGCTCGGCGTAGATCCCGCTTCCGCCCAGAAGGGCGGCAAAGGCGAGAATGCGGGCGACCAGCCGGGAGAAGACATCGTCGAGGCGGAGATCAGCCTCGCCGAGCTGGAATCGATGCTCTTCGAGGAGCTGGAGCTCCCTTTCCTTAAGCAGAAGGACCGCGATCAATTGGAATCGAAGGAAATCCGGTTCAACGATATCCGCAAGAAAGGCATCATGTCCAACATCGACAAGAAGCGCACGATTCTGGAGAATCTGAAGCGCAACGCAACACAGGGCAGCCCTGGTATACACGGCATCTCGCCGGATGATCTGCGCTACAAGACTTGGGAAGAAATCGTGAAGCCGCAATCCAACGCAGTCATTCTAGCGATGATGGACACGAGCGGCAGTATGGGCAGCTTCGAGAAGTACGTTGCCCGCAGCTTCTTCTTCTGGATGACGCGCTTCCTCAGGCATCAATACGAGCATGTGGAAATCGTATTCATCGCGCATCATACCGAGGCCAAAGAGGTGACCGAGGAAGAGTTCTTCACCCGCGGCGAAAGCGGCGGCACGATCTGCTCGTCGGCGTACATCAAGGCACTGGATATCATCGATACCCGCTACCCGCCTTCCATGTATAATATCTATCCGTTTCACTTCTCGGACGGCGATAATCTTACGAGTGACAACGAGCGCTGCGTCAAGCTGATCGGCGAGCTGCTGAAACGCGCCAATCTGTTTGGCTACGGCGAGGTCAATCAGTATAACCGCTCCAGTACGCTCATGTCCGCCTATAAGCACATTAACCTGCCGAACTTCATGCATTATGTCATTAAGGAAAAAGGAGAAGTGTACAACGCGCTGAAATCCTTCTTCCGCAAACGGGAAATGGCCGTGTAA
- a CDS encoding ATP-binding protein, protein MLAILSYEFHELLYILSACLLFFVVMPKAVFKAGLRKALYLAIFVLFSICYLVLESIETWVYALHLMPIGIMLAAVFEGWVTGMITWAAFVICGILIAHTDPAANIVSNSTLLAIGLHYHYNSYRTSGFRTITLKSLLFVIVHMALYTGVAYYNGSVLERERLLVITLGTILSAALIIYTHYKVKNQEKLQEELYSAEKYHMIGQLAASISHEIRNPLTTTRGFLQMMGKPNLDPDAIELYRMHAFEGVEHANAIITDLLNYAKPEVEEARPIDVQAEIESLLPWISPLSVMSSVEIKISHHQPHVFILGEPKKLQQCLLNLMKNAIEAMPAGGILSIGTKVEDNRLCIEIADTGMGMSSVQLKRIGLPFFTTKEKGTGLGLMVVVSLVRVMNGQITFNSKRGQGTVCIIQFPLIGTGS, encoded by the coding sequence ATGCTTGCGATACTTTCGTATGAGTTCCATGAATTGCTTTACATATTAAGCGCTTGCCTGCTTTTCTTTGTCGTCATGCCGAAGGCGGTGTTTAAAGCAGGTCTTCGGAAAGCTTTATACCTGGCGATCTTTGTCTTGTTTTCGATATGCTATTTGGTACTCGAATCCATTGAGACATGGGTGTATGCGCTCCATTTGATGCCGATTGGCATTATGCTGGCTGCGGTATTCGAAGGCTGGGTGACAGGCATGATCACATGGGCCGCGTTCGTCATCTGCGGCATTCTTATCGCGCACACGGATCCGGCGGCGAATATCGTAAGCAATTCCACGCTGCTCGCAATTGGCTTGCACTATCACTACAATTCTTATCGGACCAGCGGATTCAGAACAATTACATTGAAATCGCTCCTGTTCGTAATTGTTCATATGGCGCTCTATACTGGGGTCGCCTATTATAACGGGAGCGTGTTGGAGCGGGAGAGGCTGCTCGTCATTACACTGGGTACCATTCTGTCGGCAGCACTTATCATTTACACCCATTACAAAGTAAAGAATCAAGAGAAGCTGCAGGAAGAGCTTTATAGCGCGGAAAAATATCATATGATTGGACAGCTTGCCGCATCGATATCGCATGAAATTCGCAATCCGCTCACGACGACCAGAGGTTTTCTGCAAATGATGGGGAAACCGAATTTGGATCCGGATGCGATTGAGCTCTACCGAATGCATGCATTCGAAGGCGTGGAGCACGCGAATGCGATCATTACCGACTTATTGAACTATGCCAAACCTGAGGTGGAGGAAGCTAGACCGATCGATGTTCAGGCTGAGATCGAGTCGCTCCTACCGTGGATATCGCCGCTCTCTGTCATGTCGAGCGTTGAGATCAAGATCAGTCATCATCAACCGCACGTCTTCATCCTGGGAGAACCGAAGAAGCTGCAGCAATGTCTGCTTAATCTTATGAAGAACGCAATCGAGGCCATGCCTGCGGGAGGCATTTTATCCATCGGGACCAAGGTGGAGGACAACCGGCTTTGCATTGAAATCGCGGACACTGGCATGGGCATGAGCAGCGTGCAGCTGAAGCGAATCGGGCTGCCTTTCTTTACGACCAAGGAGAAGGGAACAGGGCTTGGTTTAATGGTCGTTGTCAGCTTGGTACGGGTCATGAACGGACAAATTACATTTAACAGCAAGCGAGGGCAGGGAACGGTCTGCATCATCCAATTTCCGCTTATTGGCACCGGCTCTTAG
- a CDS encoding MFS transporter — MMSFKSTLASVKLSLGPRAWHNFRCDVGASVLFSFFNVVFNQFYIPMAIQQGASNMQVGLLSAAPAVGLLFSPLWAGFIERSDPKPFVTIPNLIGRALIILPAFYGVPLAYVAAALCFHLLMGIQAPAYASLVIRMYPPEHRGKLMGNTRVAMGALMIPVAYGIGKWIDASGPSGSLLFAAVTGMLSILVFALVKGRKAATPKLQGSKRFAFREQLQLIKQHRELAVFFLACTCTGFGNIVAVPLYSIIQVDRLELTNTQIGIARVVYYLCLLFSFYLTGRIIDKLSAKHTIAFGLAAFTIVPLCYALLGNYSAVLIGSGIQGIGDAIWDIGFLAYMFRMAPGREAVVVGLHFMLFGVRGTIGPLLSTYLSDVIPLASILIAAGCFGLVGFAAFVLYNRNNYGEPGMLRPSS, encoded by the coding sequence ATGATGTCGTTCAAATCCACCCTGGCTTCAGTCAAGCTGAGTCTCGGACCCCGCGCTTGGCATAATTTTCGCTGCGATGTCGGCGCTTCCGTATTATTCAGCTTTTTCAACGTCGTTTTCAACCAGTTCTATATCCCGATGGCCATTCAGCAGGGGGCATCCAACATGCAGGTTGGATTGTTGTCTGCCGCCCCGGCGGTCGGGCTGCTGTTCTCTCCCTTGTGGGCAGGCTTTATTGAACGCTCCGATCCCAAGCCATTCGTTACGATTCCGAATCTGATCGGGCGCGCATTAATCATTTTACCGGCATTCTATGGCGTTCCTCTTGCTTATGTCGCTGCCGCATTATGCTTTCATCTGCTGATGGGCATTCAAGCGCCTGCCTATGCATCGCTTGTCATCCGCATGTACCCGCCTGAGCATCGCGGCAAGCTGATGGGGAATACGAGGGTGGCGATGGGCGCACTCATGATTCCAGTGGCTTACGGAATCGGCAAATGGATCGATGCCTCAGGCCCGTCCGGATCACTCCTATTCGCGGCGGTCACCGGCATGCTGTCCATTCTAGTGTTCGCGCTTGTGAAGGGACGCAAGGCAGCGACGCCGAAGCTGCAGGGCTCGAAACGATTTGCGTTTCGCGAGCAGCTCCAGCTGATTAAGCAGCATCGGGAGCTTGCGGTGTTTTTCCTAGCATGCACCTGCACCGGCTTCGGTAATATCGTGGCCGTGCCGCTGTACAGCATTATTCAGGTGGACCGGCTGGAGCTGACCAATACGCAGATCGGTATTGCGCGCGTCGTTTATTATCTGTGTCTGCTCTTCTCTTTCTATTTGACAGGGAGGATCATTGACAAGCTCTCGGCGAAGCACACCATTGCTTTCGGACTTGCTGCATTTACGATCGTTCCGCTATGCTACGCGCTTCTCGGCAATTACAGCGCCGTCTTAATCGGAAGCGGTATTCAAGGCATAGGCGACGCTATTTGGGACATCGGGTTTCTCGCGTATATGTTTCGAATGGCGCCAGGGCGCGAGGCGGTCGTCGTCGGGCTCCACTTTATGCTCTTCGGCGTCCGCGGCACGATCGGGCCTCTGCTCAGTACGTATTTGTCGGACGTTATTCCGCTTGCTTCTATTCTTATCGCTGCGGGCTGCTTTGGCCTGGTCGGCTTCGCCGCCTTTGTCTTGTACAACAGGAATAACTACGGAGAGCCTGGCATGCTGCGTCCCAGCTCATAA
- a CDS encoding SpoVR family protein, which yields MHQDEIKALERAIDEITEIAKGFGLDFYPMRYEICPADIIYTFGAYGMPTRFSHWSFGKTFNKMKMQYDFGLSKIYELVINSNPCYAFLLDGNSLIQNKLIVAHVLAHCDFFKNNARFSASNRNMVESMSATAERVSQYEMEYGIDAVEQFIDAVLAIQEHVDSTIIRPYKLDKSQYIELLSKENLSSKPNRPSQYDDLWTLDEEEQAAIAERAAKSQADVKKFPPQPEKDLIWFIEEYSPNLQDWQRDIMSMLRDEMLYFWPQIETKIMNEGWASYWHQRIIRELDLTSEETIEFAHLNSSVVQPSRHSLNPYYLGLKIFEDIERRWDNPTKEEQERFGRKPGLGREKMFEVREFDSDISFLRNYMTKKLVGDLDLYVFEKKGAEWKITDKAWESVRDQLVVSRVNGGFPSIVVTDGDFNRVGELFLFHKYEGVELDLKYVERTLPHVVQLWGKTVHLETIVEDKRIVFSCDGKKTSRKFI from the coding sequence TTGCACCAGGATGAGATCAAGGCGCTCGAACGAGCCATTGACGAAATCACGGAAATTGCAAAGGGATTCGGTCTCGATTTCTACCCGATGCGGTACGAAATCTGTCCAGCCGACATTATTTATACATTCGGAGCTTACGGAATGCCGACTCGCTTCAGCCACTGGAGCTTTGGCAAAACCTTTAATAAGATGAAGATGCAGTACGATTTTGGCCTCAGCAAGATTTACGAGCTTGTCATTAACTCCAACCCATGCTACGCCTTCCTGCTTGACGGCAACTCCCTCATCCAAAACAAGCTGATCGTCGCCCACGTGCTCGCCCACTGCGATTTCTTTAAGAACAACGCCCGCTTCAGCGCCTCCAACCGGAATATGGTGGAGAGCATGTCGGCCACCGCCGAGCGGGTCAGCCAATACGAAATGGAATACGGTATCGATGCAGTTGAACAGTTCATCGACGCCGTATTGGCCATCCAAGAGCATGTGGACTCTACCATCATACGCCCTTATAAGCTCGACAAATCGCAATATATCGAGCTGCTCAGCAAGGAGAACTTAAGCAGCAAGCCGAATCGCCCTTCCCAGTACGATGATTTGTGGACGCTGGACGAGGAGGAACAGGCTGCGATCGCTGAGCGTGCAGCGAAGTCGCAGGCCGACGTGAAGAAATTCCCCCCTCAGCCGGAAAAGGATCTGATCTGGTTCATTGAAGAGTATTCGCCGAATCTCCAGGATTGGCAGCGCGACATCATGTCCATGCTGCGCGATGAAATGCTGTATTTCTGGCCGCAAATCGAAACGAAGATCATGAACGAAGGCTGGGCTTCGTACTGGCATCAGCGCATCATCCGGGAGCTTGATCTTACCAGCGAAGAGACAATCGAGTTCGCTCACTTAAATTCGTCCGTCGTGCAGCCTTCAAGGCATTCGCTTAACCCTTACTACCTCGGGCTTAAAATCTTCGAAGATATCGAGCGGCGCTGGGATAACCCGACGAAGGAAGAACAGGAGCGATTCGGCCGCAAGCCAGGGCTTGGACGCGAGAAGATGTTCGAGGTGCGCGAGTTCGACTCTGACATCTCCTTCCTTCGCAATTATATGACGAAGAAGCTCGTAGGCGATCTAGACCTCTACGTCTTCGAGAAGAAAGGCGCGGAGTGGAAAATTACCGATAAGGCATGGGAATCGGTCCGCGACCAGCTCGTCGTCTCGCGCGTCAATGGCGGATTTCCGAGCATCGTCGTGACAGATGGAGACTTTAATCGCGTGGGGGAATTGTTTCTGTTCCATAAGTACGAGGGTGTCGAGCTCGATTTGAAATACGTGGAGCGGACATTGCCGCATGTCGTGCAGCTGTGGGGCAAGACCGTTCATTTGGAAACGATCGTCGAGGATAAGCGGATCGTATTCAGCTGCGACGGGAAGAAAACGAGCCGGAAGTTCATCTAA
- a CDS encoding LytTR family transcriptional regulator DNA-binding domain-containing protein: MLLLLNKKGEPVWIPVDTICLISPTAKGPEFLAKDGKVYRYPITMGQLDRVFGSYGFQRLDRNALVNMNAAERYDPIQRKVYFSGADVEQEELYATVSAANAAKAQHLTVRECESAKTSYAAA, translated from the coding sequence ATGCTGCTGCTTCTGAACAAGAAGGGGGAACCCGTCTGGATTCCGGTGGATACTATCTGCCTAATTTCACCGACAGCGAAGGGACCGGAATTTTTGGCGAAGGATGGGAAGGTGTACAGGTATCCGATTACGATGGGACAGCTTGACCGCGTGTTCGGCAGCTATGGCTTTCAGCGGCTGGACCGGAATGCGCTGGTGAATATGAACGCAGCGGAGCGGTATGATCCGATTCAGCGCAAAGTATATTTCAGCGGAGCTGACGTCGAACAGGAGGAACTCTACGCGACGGTATCGGCGGCGAATGCGGCAAAGGCACAGCATCTAACGGTACGCGAATGCGAGTCGGCAAAGACATCTTATGCAGCAGCCTAA
- a CDS encoding LTA synthase family protein, which produces MKPFIFFTLILVIKSTLAYLVIFDGGPSWTLLVTELPFFWLLFCLIEWFATKRKLMLYVIVNLLVTAILFAVIMYYKYFGIIVTYHALEQVNQVTAVKSSVFSLLDPYYLFIFLDIIVLFVLLFKRRGAVHWNQVSQLPLNKAVITFIFIVSLALCLFNILPNRASMNELIKAEDMGILNYEVYTIFADQEAPPIPMKDISQQVIDEAKGTHDPVSPSYWKTAEGKNLIIVQMESFQNFLIGLTIDGQEITPNMNKLAKENLYFSNFYQQVGQGNTSDAEFVVNTSFYTPPNGAATVVYTDRALPSLPKLLSAKGYQTATFHTNFVEFWNRADLYKSIGFDKYYDQHFFGQDDMVFFGPSDEVLYAKAAAQLDEMKKSGKPFYAQLISMSSHHPFTIPKDKFKLKLPARYEGTFVGDYIRAQNYADYALGLFIEDLKKRGIWDNSVFVTYGDHLGLPIYSLDADDKALMKEIYGHEYGNTDMINIPLIIASPGMKEPMELKQAGAQSDIMPTVANLLGVSLKEHIHFGQDLLNQTTNILPERYYLPSGSLLTDHELFIPGTAYKDGTHYPLHGDAAPGSSTTEDQYNRALKLLQLSDSYVSQLPPVQK; this is translated from the coding sequence ATGAAGCCTTTTATTTTTTTTACCCTTATCCTCGTCATTAAAAGCACGCTTGCCTACTTGGTTATTTTCGATGGCGGACCGTCTTGGACCCTGCTCGTCACGGAGCTGCCCTTCTTCTGGCTGCTGTTCTGCTTGATCGAATGGTTCGCCACGAAGCGAAAGCTCATGCTCTATGTCATCGTTAACTTGCTCGTAACCGCCATATTATTCGCTGTCATTATGTATTACAAATATTTCGGCATTATCGTGACCTACCATGCGCTGGAGCAGGTCAATCAGGTAACCGCAGTGAAGAGCAGCGTATTCTCGCTGCTGGATCCCTATTACTTGTTTATTTTCCTCGATATTATTGTTCTGTTTGTTCTATTATTCAAACGAAGGGGAGCCGTTCACTGGAATCAAGTCAGTCAGCTGCCGCTGAACAAAGCAGTCATTACCTTCATATTCATCGTATCCCTCGCGCTCTGCCTGTTCAATATTCTGCCGAATCGGGCCAGTATGAACGAGCTTATCAAAGCCGAGGATATGGGGATCTTGAATTACGAGGTTTATACGATTTTCGCGGATCAAGAGGCTCCCCCGATTCCCATGAAGGATATCTCGCAGCAGGTCATCGATGAAGCGAAAGGCACTCATGATCCGGTCTCTCCGAGCTACTGGAAGACAGCCGAAGGCAAAAACTTGATTATCGTGCAGATGGAGTCCTTCCAGAACTTCTTGATCGGGCTTACGATTGACGGCCAGGAAATTACGCCGAACATGAACAAGCTGGCTAAGGAGAACTTGTATTTCTCGAATTTCTACCAGCAGGTGGGACAAGGCAACACGTCGGACGCGGAGTTCGTCGTGAACACCTCCTTCTACACGCCCCCGAACGGAGCTGCGACCGTGGTCTACACGGACCGTGCGCTGCCCAGCCTGCCGAAGCTGCTAAGCGCGAAAGGCTATCAAACCGCTACGTTCCATACGAACTTTGTGGAGTTCTGGAACCGTGCCGATTTGTATAAGTCCATCGGGTTTGACAAGTATTACGACCAGCATTTCTTCGGTCAAGACGATATGGTGTTCTTCGGTCCATCCGATGAAGTATTGTACGCCAAGGCGGCTGCGCAGCTGGACGAAATGAAGAAATCCGGCAAGCCTTTCTACGCCCAGCTCATTTCCATGTCGTCACATCACCCGTTTACGATTCCGAAAGACAAATTCAAGCTCAAGCTTCCCGCGCGATACGAAGGCACGTTCGTCGGCGACTATATACGCGCGCAGAACTACGCGGATTACGCGCTTGGCCTCTTCATCGAGGATCTCAAGAAACGCGGTATCTGGGACAACAGCGTATTTGTCACCTACGGCGATCATCTTGGACTGCCGATCTACTCGCTGGATGCGGACGACAAAGCGCTTATGAAGGAAATCTACGGCCACGAATACGGGAATACGGATATGATTAATATTCCGCTTATTATTGCTTCGCCTGGCATGAAGGAGCCCATGGAGCTGAAACAAGCGGGTGCCCAGTCCGACATCATGCCAACGGTCGCGAACTTGCTTGGCGTCTCGCTCAAGGAACATATTCACTTCGGACAGGACTTGCTCAATCAGACGACTAATATTTTGCCTGAACGCTATTACCTGCCTTCCGGATCGCTTCTTACTGATCATGAGCTGTTCATTCCAGGAACAGCCTACAAGGACGGGACGCATTACCCGCTGCATGGTGATGCCGCCCCGGGAAGCTCGACGACAGAAGACCAGTATAACCGCGCGCTGAAACTGCTCCAGCTCTCCGACAGCTACGTCAGCCAGCTGCCTCCGGTCCAAAAATGA
- a CDS encoding transglutaminase family protein produces the protein MKLSISHTTHYSYSGPVSDSVNELRLTPFTNDQQSCYQHSISVEPNAPLFSYDDYFGNRVHVFSVNRQHRKLTIRSQMTVVTREAVKPSSGKEGMAPKDAWEWLACDKAANRFAEFLLPTDYTGITPEVAAFAETPAHGKTGEEQLGVYGWLLAVSNRIQSEFVYDPEATNVHTIAGDMLRRRRGVCQDFAHLMIAACRAKGVPARYVSGYHFVGDLQGGSADFEQASHAWVEAYVPGMGWSGFDPTNNALVGERYVKLGHGRDYKDIVPVKGVYMGTSDADLTVTVDVKKVED, from the coding sequence ATGAAGCTAAGCATCTCGCACACGACGCATTATTCCTACTCGGGGCCGGTATCGGACAGTGTCAATGAGCTGCGCTTGACCCCGTTTACGAACGATCAACAGTCCTGTTACCAGCATTCCATCTCGGTGGAGCCGAACGCGCCGCTGTTCAGCTATGACGATTATTTCGGTAATCGGGTGCATGTGTTCTCCGTCAACCGTCAGCATCGGAAGCTGACGATCCGCTCGCAGATGACGGTCGTGACCCGGGAGGCGGTCAAGCCGTCGAGCGGCAAGGAAGGTATGGCTCCTAAGGATGCTTGGGAATGGCTGGCCTGCGATAAAGCCGCGAACCGTTTTGCTGAATTTTTGCTGCCTACTGATTATACCGGCATCACCCCTGAGGTTGCGGCTTTCGCGGAAACGCCGGCCCATGGCAAGACCGGGGAAGAGCAGCTTGGCGTGTATGGCTGGCTCCTTGCGGTGAGCAATCGCATTCAGAGCGAATTCGTGTATGATCCCGAAGCGACCAACGTGCATACGATCGCCGGCGACATGCTGCGCAGACGCCGCGGCGTGTGTCAAGATTTTGCCCATCTCATGATTGCGGCATGCCGGGCGAAGGGCGTGCCGGCACGCTATGTGAGCGGGTATCATTTTGTCGGAGATCTGCAGGGCGGCAGTGCGGATTTCGAACAGGCTTCCCATGCTTGGGTGGAGGCTTACGTGCCGGGGATGGGGTGGAGCGGATTCGATCCGACGAACAACGCCCTTGTCGGAGAGCGGTACGTCAAGCTGGGACATGGCAGGGATTACAAGGATATCGTTCCCGTGAAGGGTGTTTATATGGGGACAAGCGATGCGGATCTGACCGTGACGGTCGATGTGAAGAAAGTCGAGGATTAA
- a CDS encoding alpha-E domain-containing protein, with product MLNRNAEALFWIGRYMERAENHARLIDVHFHLQAEDTLAIPRSDGGTIKQTLCKWGRIVDALGSRSSYEQQYGSYTEQDVVHYITLDRDNANSLVTCVNHARDNVRTLREKLPSELWDVTNGFYLWLREKQAGDLTHESPHQFFSRIKEWTSLFHGITQSVMPRENEWHFIECGRYLERTENTLRIMQSAIMTRSLSPSEEGDNFEIYPYLQAVLRSVSGYQTFRRYYADGVSPDAIIEFLVLNEVFPRSVHFSLHELDAHLRGIELQEKQLRSAHDRIIRQVVKLKAELACLEREDLQMDPEGKVTGHLLQAAGQLGAAFAQTFFRFGEVSA from the coding sequence ATGCTTAATCGCAATGCGGAGGCTTTATTTTGGATCGGCCGGTATATGGAGCGTGCGGAGAACCACGCCCGGCTGATCGATGTTCACTTTCATCTACAAGCTGAGGATACGCTTGCGATTCCGCGGAGCGACGGCGGTACAATAAAGCAAACGCTGTGCAAATGGGGCCGCATCGTTGATGCGCTTGGCAGCCGCTCGTCGTACGAGCAGCAGTACGGCTCATACACGGAACAGGATGTTGTCCATTATATAACGCTGGACCGTGACAATGCGAATTCCCTCGTCACCTGTGTCAATCACGCCCGGGATAATGTGCGAACGCTGCGGGAGAAGCTGCCGAGCGAGCTGTGGGACGTAACCAACGGCTTTTATTTATGGCTGCGGGAGAAGCAGGCTGGCGACTTGACACACGAGTCCCCGCATCAGTTTTTCTCCCGGATTAAGGAGTGGACCTCGCTGTTTCACGGCATCACCCAATCCGTTATGCCGCGTGAGAACGAGTGGCATTTTATCGAGTGCGGCCGGTATCTGGAGCGAACGGAGAATACGCTGCGGATCATGCAGTCAGCCATCATGACGCGATCGTTGAGTCCATCGGAAGAAGGGGACAACTTCGAGATCTACCCTTATCTCCAGGCGGTGCTCCGCTCGGTCAGCGGCTACCAAACCTTCCGCCGTTACTACGCGGACGGCGTATCCCCGGATGCGATCATCGAGTTTCTGGTGCTGAATGAAGTATTTCCGCGTTCCGTACATTTCTCTCTGCACGAGCTTGATGCGCATTTACGGGGGATCGAGCTGCAGGAGAAGCAGCTGCGTTCCGCACATGACCGGATTATCCGCCAAGTCGTCAAGCTGAAGGCGGAGCTCGCTTGTCTGGAGCGGGAAGATCTTCAGATGGATCCCGAAGGGAAGGTCACCGGCCATTTGCTGCAGGCGGCCGGGCAGCTGGGAGCTGCGTTTGCGCAAACCTTTTTTCGATTCGGGGAGGTCAGCGCATGA
- a CDS encoding circularly permuted type 2 ATP-grasp protein translates to MSMAMQSQFNFYDSQSFYDEMFDKDLTVRMHYEGVHRTFARMKPPELAARHATMQQRMLEEGITFTLYAQDQSEPLERTIPFDYIPRIIPRHEWESIERGMKQRVKALNAFIRDIYHEQAIVKDGIIPRSMIIGNTYFRPEMAGLHVPQNVYMTASGIDLIRDEKGRYFVLEDNLRTPSGFSYLYKGRSLMSELFSELYLSSAVADIERSLNIFLSSLRSLAPSGKRDPLIVLLTPGAYNSAYFEHAFLAQQMGIHLVEGRDLVYKDHKIYLRDLRGLRQVDVIYRRLDDEYLDPLAFQSDSLLGVPGLMNAYRAGNIAIANAPGTGVADDKAVYAYVPDMIRYYSGEEPILDNVPTYVLARKEDREYALANLDQLVVKETSLSGGYGMLIGPAASQKEIHTFADAIRRDPSRYIAQTTMKLSRAPVMLGGAMQPRHIDLRVFVLMGGSQMHVIPGGLTRVALQEGSLVVNSSQGGGVKDTWVLSR, encoded by the coding sequence ATGTCGATGGCGATGCAATCTCAATTCAATTTTTACGATTCTCAGTCGTTTTACGATGAAATGTTCGACAAAGACCTTACCGTACGGATGCACTACGAAGGTGTTCATCGAACGTTCGCCCGCATGAAGCCGCCGGAGCTCGCTGCCCGGCATGCAACAATGCAGCAGCGCATGCTGGAAGAAGGCATTACGTTTACCCTCTACGCCCAAGATCAGTCCGAACCGCTGGAACGAACGATCCCCTTCGATTATATTCCCCGCATCATCCCGAGGCATGAATGGGAGAGCATCGAGCGCGGCATGAAGCAGCGCGTGAAGGCGCTGAATGCCTTCATCCGGGATATTTATCACGAACAGGCGATTGTGAAAGATGGGATTATTCCAAGGAGCATGATTATCGGCAATACCTATTTCCGTCCCGAAATGGCTGGGCTGCATGTCCCGCAAAACGTCTATATGACGGCGTCGGGCATAGATTTAATAAGAGACGAGAAGGGCCGTTATTTTGTGCTGGAGGACAATCTCCGCACGCCTTCGGGCTTTTCTTACTTGTACAAAGGCAGAAGCTTGATGAGTGAATTGTTCTCTGAACTATACTTGTCCAGCGCCGTGGCCGACATCGAACGCAGCCTGAATATCTTCCTCAGCTCGCTTCGCAGCCTCGCCCCTTCCGGCAAACGAGATCCGCTCATCGTCCTGTTGACGCCTGGCGCGTATAATTCCGCTTACTTCGAGCATGCCTTCCTCGCGCAGCAGATGGGCATTCACTTGGTCGAGGGCAGAGATTTAGTATACAAGGATCACAAAATCTACTTGCGCGATTTGCGCGGGCTGCGCCAGGTCGATGTCATTTACCGGCGGCTGGACGACGAGTATTTGGATCCGCTTGCGTTCCAGAGCGACTCGCTGCTTGGCGTGCCCGGTCTTATGAATGCATACCGGGCAGGCAACATAGCTATTGCCAATGCGCCGGGGACAGGCGTTGCGGACGATAAGGCGGTCTATGCGTATGTGCCGGATATGATCCGTTACTACTCGGGCGAAGAGCCGATCTTAGACAATGTGCCGACTTACGTGCTTGCGCGAAAAGAAGATCGCGAGTATGCCTTGGCGAATCTGGATCAGCTCGTTGTCAAAGAAACCTCGCTCTCCGGGGGCTACGGCATGCTGATCGGGCCTGCCGCTTCTCAAAAGGAGATCCATACTTTCGCAGATGCAATCAGGCGCGATCCAAGCCGTTATATCGCGCAGACGACGATGAAGCTGTCACGGGCGCCGGTCATGCTGGGCGGAGCCATGCAGCCGCGGCATATCGATTTGCGGGTGTTTGTTCTCATGGGCGGTTCGCAAATGCATGTCATTCCGGGCGGGCTTACCCGTGTGGCGCTGCAGGAGGGCTCGCTTGTCGTCAATTCTTCGCAGGGCGGCGGCGTTAAGGATACATGGGTGCTCAGTCGGTAA